A part of Onthophagus taurus isolate NC chromosome 7, IU_Otau_3.0, whole genome shotgun sequence genomic DNA contains:
- the LOC111420111 gene encoding caspase Dronc-like isoform X1: protein MSKESEHDNNFSIEIDELEDARRMDINNDKESGNFLPYQAQLENVLNIKVKKTGLYYGLNTKVPTYNTQSPNNRGMLLLINNINFKMGGKAENEDNVDHENIKELFTQLGFIVVEAINKTKSEMEEIVVSLTTNRDLEKYDMCATIVMSHGETKDGQTMIETIDGENLSTKWIVEQFYEDKCEGMIDKPKIFIFRCCRKSFTDGIHSDAYLFKRKIKDILICYCTIADCSSCRVITSSSWYINDLCQVFMENAHDTDIESLLKMVDQKLSVRNDGNYWETSCFRSIGFKVCYLNPC from the exons atGTCAAAAGAATCGGAACATGATAA CAATTTTTCAATAGAAATAGACGAGTTGGAAGATGCAAGGcgaatggatattaataacgatAAAGAATCAGGAAATTTTTTACCGTACCAAGCACAGCTGGAGAacgtattaaatataaaagttaaaaagacGGGATTGTATTATGGGTTAAACACTAAAGTTCCAACTTATAACACACAATCCCCAAACAATCGTGGAATGTTActattaattaacaatattaattttaaaatgggtGGAAAGGCAGAAAACGAGGATAACGTAGATCACGAGAATATTAAGGAACTTTTTACACAACTCGGTTTTATTGTTGTAGAAGccataaataaaaccaaatcaGAAATGGAAGAAATCGTAGTATCGTTGACTACTAATCGAGATTTAGAAAAATACGACATGTGTGCCACTATTGTTATGAGTCATGGTGAAACAAAAGATGGACAAACCATGATTGAAACTATTGATGGTGAAAATTTAAGTACCAAATGGATTGTAGAACAATTTTATGAAGATAAGTGTGAAGGGATGATTGATAaaccgaaaatttttatatttcggTGCTGTAG aaaatctttCACAGACGGTATACATAGCGACGcatatttgtttaaacgaaaaataaaggaTATCCTAATTTGTTATTGTACTATAGCAg ATTGTAGTAGTTGTCGGGTTATAACTTCAAGTTCATGGTACATCAATGACCTTTGTCAAGTATTTATGGAGAATGCCCATGACACAGACATAGAGAGTCTTTTAAAAATGGTCGATCAGAAACTAAGTGTTCGCAATGATGGAAATTATTGGGAAACCAGCTGCTTTCGTAGCATTGGTTTTAAGGTTTGCTATTTAAATCCTTGTTGA
- the LOC111420111 gene encoding caspase Dronc-like isoform X2 → MIKIDELEDARRMDINNDKESGNFLPYQAQLENVLNIKVKKTGLYYGLNTKVPTYNTQSPNNRGMLLLINNINFKMGGKAENEDNVDHENIKELFTQLGFIVVEAINKTKSEMEEIVVSLTTNRDLEKYDMCATIVMSHGETKDGQTMIETIDGENLSTKWIVEQFYEDKCEGMIDKPKIFIFRCCRKSFTDGIHSDAYLFKRKIKDILICYCTIADCSSCRVITSSSWYINDLCQVFMENAHDTDIESLLKMVDQKLSVRNDGNYWETSCFRSIGFKVCYLNPC, encoded by the exons ATGATAA AAATAGACGAGTTGGAAGATGCAAGGcgaatggatattaataacgatAAAGAATCAGGAAATTTTTTACCGTACCAAGCACAGCTGGAGAacgtattaaatataaaagttaaaaagacGGGATTGTATTATGGGTTAAACACTAAAGTTCCAACTTATAACACACAATCCCCAAACAATCGTGGAATGTTActattaattaacaatattaattttaaaatgggtGGAAAGGCAGAAAACGAGGATAACGTAGATCACGAGAATATTAAGGAACTTTTTACACAACTCGGTTTTATTGTTGTAGAAGccataaataaaaccaaatcaGAAATGGAAGAAATCGTAGTATCGTTGACTACTAATCGAGATTTAGAAAAATACGACATGTGTGCCACTATTGTTATGAGTCATGGTGAAACAAAAGATGGACAAACCATGATTGAAACTATTGATGGTGAAAATTTAAGTACCAAATGGATTGTAGAACAATTTTATGAAGATAAGTGTGAAGGGATGATTGATAaaccgaaaatttttatatttcggTGCTGTAG aaaatctttCACAGACGGTATACATAGCGACGcatatttgtttaaacgaaaaataaaggaTATCCTAATTTGTTATTGTACTATAGCAg ATTGTAGTAGTTGTCGGGTTATAACTTCAAGTTCATGGTACATCAATGACCTTTGTCAAGTATTTATGGAGAATGCCCATGACACAGACATAGAGAGTCTTTTAAAAATGGTCGATCAGAAACTAAGTGTTCGCAATGATGGAAATTATTGGGAAACCAGCTGCTTTCGTAGCATTGGTTTTAAGGTTTGCTATTTAAATCCTTGTTGA